A stretch of Castanea sativa cultivar Marrone di Chiusa Pesio chromosome 2, ASM4071231v1 DNA encodes these proteins:
- the LOC142625608 gene encoding disease resistance protein At4g27190-like isoform X2, with the protein MEVVAAAVGALVTSTGELLCSCVCSKINITVNLQSNLVALEKEMKCLMDRRKEVKHETEIAEKVGNEIRAQVVTWLEDAEKLQLRVNPIQEEMVYNENTSACFLNCSKRYKASKEVEEILQEIKRLLDVGSFSSGVAYSTRVPRAVEHIPGPSIKSQKTASRKFDETMSALYDNRFQRIGIWGLGGIGKTTLVKNLNNELKTASTQPFGIVIWATVSKNLDIKNVQIQIAQRLNLKLKMVDNMQRMANQLYQRLEKEERFLLILDDVWEKIDLNILGVPQPEVHKGCKILLTSRRMEVCRSMMTDIEVKMEVLNDEEAWQLFSQNAGDVAHLKDIKPYAEAIARECCGLPLAIIILGAAMRRKTKIELWDHALKELQRSMPSVGGIEDEVYKPLKWSYDSLQGNNIKECFLYCSLFPEDFSIEVSELVQHWLAEGLIDEQQNYVDSVNKGIALIENLKDSCLLEDGTNAESVKMHDVVRDVAIWITSSFEDGHKSFVRSGTGLSKISVGEFSNSFKRVSFMCNKITRLPDCVIQCSEASTLLLQGNWLLETVPERFLQGFEVLRVLNLGETCIKSLPLSLLQLSDLRALILRSCFSLEELPPLGGLSRLQILDLTATRIREIPRGMEDLSNLRQLGLSHTRRLKTIQTGIISRLSCLEFLDTTRSKFRFRMKGEEQDGQATFDELRYLDRLLILSITFKRIPCFRFEDLSWINRLRGFKIFMGTTVYPIVTTYDKRVIISGLDLSQESIGQLWGIANYLVLENCSGLNKMLKDLVINSVGCFVGLKSLTVERSTSSNLRTVGECSAHSDLLPNLEQLHLYALADLESISDLASLLGLRFDRLILIEVRDCYNMRCLLSCGDFICTLPNLEVIKILELKDLPELKTLCRHKETWPCLEQVDVIVCHRLRRLPLTEQNVGAIKEIRGESQWWDALEWDEDKTKSSLLPYFRPC; encoded by the exons ATGGAAGTGGTGGCTGCGGCTGTTGGTGCATTAGTGACATCAACTGGGGAGCTTCTCTGTAGCTGTGTCTGTTCTAAGATCAATATCACTGTCAATCTCCAATCAAATCTTGTTGCTCTTGAGAAGGAGATGAAATGCCTTATGGATCGTAGAAAGGAGGTGAAACATGAAACGGAAATAGCTGAGAAAGTTGGAAACGAAATAAGAGCACAAGTCGTAACTTGGCTTGAGGATGCCGAAAAGCTTCAGCTTAGAGTTAATCCGATTCAAGAAGAGATGGTCTACAACGAGAATACTTCTGCATGTTTTTTAAATTGCAGTAAGCGGTATAAAGCAAGCAAGGAAGTAGAAGAAATACTCCAAGAGATTAAAAGGCTTCTAGATGTTGGAAGTTTCAGCTCTGGAGTAGCTTATTCTACTAGAGTTCCCAGAGCAGTGGAGCATATTCCTGGACCTTCAATAAAGAGTCAAAAAACTGCATCAAGAAAATTTGACGAAACTATGAGCGCTTTGTATGATAACAGATTTCAAAGGATTGGTATTTGGGGACTGGGAGGGATAGGAAAGACTACTCTAGTAAAAAACTTGAACAATGAGCTCAAGACTGCGTCCACACAGCCTTTTGGCATTGTCATTTGGGCTACCGTTTCCAAGAATTTGGACATCAAAAACGTCCAGATACAAATAGCTCAGAGATTGAATTTGAAGTTAAAAATGGTAGACAACATGCAGAGAATGGCTAATCAACTTTATCAAAGGCTTGAGAAGGAGGAAAGATTTCTACTCATTCTAGATGATGTTTGGGAGAAAATTGATTTGAACATTTTGGGTGTCCCACAGCCTGAAGTTCATAAAGGATGTAAGATCCTTTTGACATCTCGACGTATGGAAGTTTGTAGAAGTATGATGACCGATATTGAAGTTAAAATGGAGGTTTTGAATGATGAAGAAGCTTGGCAATTGTTTAGTCAAAATGCAGGGGATGTGGCTCATTTGAAAGACATTAAACCATATGCAGAAGCAATTGCTAGAGAATGTTGCGGGCTGCCTCTGGCTATCATCATATTAGGAGCTGCTATGAGAAGAAAGACAAAGATTGAGTTGTGGGATCATGCGTTAAAAGAACTACAAAGGTCAATGCCTTCTGTAGGAGGCATTGAAGATGAGGTCTATAAGCCTTTGAAGTGGAGTTACGACTCATTACAAGGTAACAACATAAAAGAATGTTTCCTATATTGCTCTTTGTTTCCTGAGGACTTCTCAATTGAAGTTAGTGAACTAGTACAACATTGGTTGGCAGAAGGTTTGATAGATGAACAACAGAACTATGTGGACTCAGTTAACAAGGGAATAGCTTTAATTGAAAATCTGAAGGACTCATGTTTGTTGGAAGATGGCACCAATGCAGAGAGTGTGAAGATGCATGATGTTGTTCGTGATGTTGCTATATGGATCACATCATCATTTGAGGATGGACATAAATCCTTTGTTCGTTCAGGGACTGGGTTGAGTAAGATTTCAGTTGGagaattttcaaattcttttaaAAGAGTTTCTTTCATGTGTAACAAAATAACAAGGCTACCTGATTGCGTCATACAATGTTCAGAGGCCTCAACTCTGCTACTACAAGGCAATTGGCTCCTTGAAACAGTTCCTGAGAGATTCCTGCAAGGATTTGAAGTACTCAGGGTCTTGAATCTTGGCGAAACCTGCATCAAATCATTGCCTCTTTCTCTACTTCAACTTAGTGACCTCCGTGCTCTTATTTTAAGGAGTTGCTTCTCTCTTGAAGAGTTACCCCCACTGGGAGGGCTTAGTAGACTTCAAATACTTGATCTTACTGCTACTCGAATCAGGGAAATTCCAAGAGGGATGGAAGACTTGAGCAATTTAAGGCAACTAGGCTTATCCCACACTCGCAGACTGAAAACCATTCAAACAGGAATCATATCCAGGTTATCTTGTTTAGAGTTTCTAGATACAACCCGCAGTAAATTTCGTTTCCGTATGAAGGGAGAGGAACAAGACGGACAAGCAACCTTTGACGAGCTTAGGTACCTTGATCGATTACTTATCTTATCCATCACATTCAAGAGGATCCCATGTTTCCGGTTTGAAGATCTTTCTTGGATAAATAGATTAAGaggatttaaaattttcatgggTACAACAGTATACCCAATTGTAACTACATATGACAAAAGGGTGATTATAAGTGGTCTTGATCTCTCGCAAGAATCGATTGGACAGCTATGGGGTATTGCAAATTATTTGGTCTTAGAAAATTGTTCAGGACTGAATAAAATGCTTAAAGACTTGGTCATTAATAGCGTTGGCTGCTTTGTTGGTTTAAAATCACTCACTGTTGAAAGATCTACAAGCAGCAATTTACGGACGGTTGGAGAATGCTCTGCCCACTCTGACCTTCTACCAAACTTGGAGCAACTTCATCTCTACGCTCTAGCTGACTTAGAAAGCATTTCAGATCTAGCTAGTCTTCTTGGGTTGAGATTTGATAGACTAATATTAATTGAAGTGAGGGACTGTTATAATATGAGATGTCTTCTCTCTTGTGGTGACTTCATTTGCACCCTGCCAAACCTAGAAGTAATCAAG ATATTGGAATTGAAGGACCTTCCCGAATTAAAAACTCTTTGCAGACACAAGGAGACATGGCCGTGTCTAGAGCAGGTTGATGTGATTGTGTGCCATCGTCTCAGAAGGCTGCCTCTAACTGAACAAAATGTAGGCGCCATAAAAGAAATTAGAGGAGAATCACAATGGTGGGATGCATTGGAGTGGGATGAAGACAAAACCAAATCAAGTTTGCTGCCTTATTTCCGTCCATGTTAA
- the LOC142625885 gene encoding anaphase-promoting complex subunit 10-like isoform X1 has product MATEFSEGEEEGKVTGGNQVLIVEDDLIEMGKAAWSVSSCKLGNGVSALRDENLETYWQSDGAQPHLVNIQFQKKVKLQLVVLYVDLKLDESYTPSKISIRACDGFHNLKFVEAEVYRDKRIKGYAEEVGSKVFEKSQRSFSDTSKENSKATDSHSLAENVCRKKSLC; this is encoded by the exons ATGGCGACGGAATTTTCagagggagaagaagaagggaaagtTACTGGTGGGAATCAGGTGCTGATAGTGGAAGATGACCTTATAGAAATGGGGAAGGCTGCCTGGAGTGTAAGCTCTTGCAAGCTCGGCAATGGTGTCTCTGCCCTCCGAGATGAGAACCTCGAGACCTATTGGCA ATCAGATGGTGCACAACCTCATTTGGTTAATATTCAATTTCAGAAGAAAGTTAAGCTTCAA TTAGTTGTTCTTTATGTGGATTTAAAGCTTGATGAGAGCTACACACCCAGTAAGATCTCCATTCGTGCTTGCGATGGTTTCCACAATCTGAAG TTTGTAGAAGCAGAGGTATATAGAGACAAGAGGATCAAAGGATATGCAGAAGAAGTAGGATCTAAGGTCTTTGAGAAAAGCCAGAGAAGCTTCAGCGATACTTCAAAAGAGAATTCCAAGGCCACTGATAGCCACAGCTTAGCAGAAAATGTGTGTAGGAAAAAATCTCTTTGTTAG
- the LOC142625608 gene encoding disease resistance protein At4g27190-like isoform X1, whose protein sequence is MEVVAAAVGALVTSTGELLCSCVCSKINITVNLQSNLVALEKEMKCLMDRRKEVKHETEIAEKVGNEIRAQVVTWLEDAEKLQLRVNPIQEEMVYNENTSACFLNCSKRYKASKEVEEILQEIKRLLDVGSFSSGVAYSTRVPRAVEHIPGPSIKSQKTASRKFDETMSALYDNRFQRIGIWGLGGIGKTTLVKNLNNELKTASTQPFGIVIWATVSKNLDIKNVQIQIAQRLNLKLKMVDNMQRMANQLYQRLEKEERFLLILDDVWEKIDLNILGVPQPEVHKGCKILLTSRRMEVCRSMMTDIEVKMEVLNDEEAWQLFSQNAGDVAHLKDIKPYAEAIARECCGLPLAIIILGAAMRRKTKIELWDHALKELQRSMPSVGGIEDEVYKPLKWSYDSLQGNNIKECFLYCSLFPEDFSIEVSELVQHWLAEGLIDEQQNYVDSVNKGIALIENLKDSCLLEDGTNAESVKMHDVVRDVAIWITSSFEDGHKSFVRSGTGLSKISVGEFSNSFKRVSFMCNKITRLPDCVIQCSEASTLLLQGNWLLETVPERFLQGFEVLRVLNLGETCIKSLPLSLLQLSDLRALILRSCFSLEELPPLGGLSRLQILDLTATRIREIPRGMEDLSNLRQLGLSHTRRLKTIQTGIISRLSCLEFLDTTRSKFRFRMKGEEQDGQATFDELRYLDRLLILSITFKRIPCFRFEDLSWINRLRGFKIFMGTTVYPIVTTYDKRVIISGLDLSQESIGQLWGIANYLVLENCSGLNKMLKDLVINSVGCFVGLKSLTVERSTSSNLRTVGECSAHSDLLPNLEQLHLYALADLESISDLASLLGLRFDRLILIEVRDCYNMRCLLSCGDFICTLPNLEVIKVSSCPVLDELFSYDSGQNMAPNPIVPNLQILELKDLPELKTLCRHKETWPCLEQVDVIVCHRLRRLPLTEQNVGAIKEIRGESQWWDALEWDEDKTKSSLLPYFRPC, encoded by the coding sequence ATGGAAGTGGTGGCTGCGGCTGTTGGTGCATTAGTGACATCAACTGGGGAGCTTCTCTGTAGCTGTGTCTGTTCTAAGATCAATATCACTGTCAATCTCCAATCAAATCTTGTTGCTCTTGAGAAGGAGATGAAATGCCTTATGGATCGTAGAAAGGAGGTGAAACATGAAACGGAAATAGCTGAGAAAGTTGGAAACGAAATAAGAGCACAAGTCGTAACTTGGCTTGAGGATGCCGAAAAGCTTCAGCTTAGAGTTAATCCGATTCAAGAAGAGATGGTCTACAACGAGAATACTTCTGCATGTTTTTTAAATTGCAGTAAGCGGTATAAAGCAAGCAAGGAAGTAGAAGAAATACTCCAAGAGATTAAAAGGCTTCTAGATGTTGGAAGTTTCAGCTCTGGAGTAGCTTATTCTACTAGAGTTCCCAGAGCAGTGGAGCATATTCCTGGACCTTCAATAAAGAGTCAAAAAACTGCATCAAGAAAATTTGACGAAACTATGAGCGCTTTGTATGATAACAGATTTCAAAGGATTGGTATTTGGGGACTGGGAGGGATAGGAAAGACTACTCTAGTAAAAAACTTGAACAATGAGCTCAAGACTGCGTCCACACAGCCTTTTGGCATTGTCATTTGGGCTACCGTTTCCAAGAATTTGGACATCAAAAACGTCCAGATACAAATAGCTCAGAGATTGAATTTGAAGTTAAAAATGGTAGACAACATGCAGAGAATGGCTAATCAACTTTATCAAAGGCTTGAGAAGGAGGAAAGATTTCTACTCATTCTAGATGATGTTTGGGAGAAAATTGATTTGAACATTTTGGGTGTCCCACAGCCTGAAGTTCATAAAGGATGTAAGATCCTTTTGACATCTCGACGTATGGAAGTTTGTAGAAGTATGATGACCGATATTGAAGTTAAAATGGAGGTTTTGAATGATGAAGAAGCTTGGCAATTGTTTAGTCAAAATGCAGGGGATGTGGCTCATTTGAAAGACATTAAACCATATGCAGAAGCAATTGCTAGAGAATGTTGCGGGCTGCCTCTGGCTATCATCATATTAGGAGCTGCTATGAGAAGAAAGACAAAGATTGAGTTGTGGGATCATGCGTTAAAAGAACTACAAAGGTCAATGCCTTCTGTAGGAGGCATTGAAGATGAGGTCTATAAGCCTTTGAAGTGGAGTTACGACTCATTACAAGGTAACAACATAAAAGAATGTTTCCTATATTGCTCTTTGTTTCCTGAGGACTTCTCAATTGAAGTTAGTGAACTAGTACAACATTGGTTGGCAGAAGGTTTGATAGATGAACAACAGAACTATGTGGACTCAGTTAACAAGGGAATAGCTTTAATTGAAAATCTGAAGGACTCATGTTTGTTGGAAGATGGCACCAATGCAGAGAGTGTGAAGATGCATGATGTTGTTCGTGATGTTGCTATATGGATCACATCATCATTTGAGGATGGACATAAATCCTTTGTTCGTTCAGGGACTGGGTTGAGTAAGATTTCAGTTGGagaattttcaaattcttttaaAAGAGTTTCTTTCATGTGTAACAAAATAACAAGGCTACCTGATTGCGTCATACAATGTTCAGAGGCCTCAACTCTGCTACTACAAGGCAATTGGCTCCTTGAAACAGTTCCTGAGAGATTCCTGCAAGGATTTGAAGTACTCAGGGTCTTGAATCTTGGCGAAACCTGCATCAAATCATTGCCTCTTTCTCTACTTCAACTTAGTGACCTCCGTGCTCTTATTTTAAGGAGTTGCTTCTCTCTTGAAGAGTTACCCCCACTGGGAGGGCTTAGTAGACTTCAAATACTTGATCTTACTGCTACTCGAATCAGGGAAATTCCAAGAGGGATGGAAGACTTGAGCAATTTAAGGCAACTAGGCTTATCCCACACTCGCAGACTGAAAACCATTCAAACAGGAATCATATCCAGGTTATCTTGTTTAGAGTTTCTAGATACAACCCGCAGTAAATTTCGTTTCCGTATGAAGGGAGAGGAACAAGACGGACAAGCAACCTTTGACGAGCTTAGGTACCTTGATCGATTACTTATCTTATCCATCACATTCAAGAGGATCCCATGTTTCCGGTTTGAAGATCTTTCTTGGATAAATAGATTAAGaggatttaaaattttcatgggTACAACAGTATACCCAATTGTAACTACATATGACAAAAGGGTGATTATAAGTGGTCTTGATCTCTCGCAAGAATCGATTGGACAGCTATGGGGTATTGCAAATTATTTGGTCTTAGAAAATTGTTCAGGACTGAATAAAATGCTTAAAGACTTGGTCATTAATAGCGTTGGCTGCTTTGTTGGTTTAAAATCACTCACTGTTGAAAGATCTACAAGCAGCAATTTACGGACGGTTGGAGAATGCTCTGCCCACTCTGACCTTCTACCAAACTTGGAGCAACTTCATCTCTACGCTCTAGCTGACTTAGAAAGCATTTCAGATCTAGCTAGTCTTCTTGGGTTGAGATTTGATAGACTAATATTAATTGAAGTGAGGGACTGTTATAATATGAGATGTCTTCTCTCTTGTGGTGACTTCATTTGCACCCTGCCAAACCTAGAAGTAATCAAGGTTAGCTCCTGTCCTGTCTTAGATGAGCTCTTTAGTTATGATTCAGGGCAGAATATGGCTCCAAATCCTATTGTTCCAAACCTGCAGATATTGGAATTGAAGGACCTTCCCGAATTAAAAACTCTTTGCAGACACAAGGAGACATGGCCGTGTCTAGAGCAGGTTGATGTGATTGTGTGCCATCGTCTCAGAAGGCTGCCTCTAACTGAACAAAATGTAGGCGCCATAAAAGAAATTAGAGGAGAATCACAATGGTGGGATGCATTGGAGTGGGATGAAGACAAAACCAAATCAAGTTTGCTGCCTTATTTCCGTCCATGTTAA
- the LOC142625885 gene encoding anaphase-promoting complex subunit 10-like isoform X2, producing MATEFSEGEEEGKVTGGNQVLIVEDDLIEMGKAAWSVSSCKLGNGVSALRDENLETYWQSDGAQPHLVNIQFQKKVKLQLVVLYVDLKLDESYTPSKISIRACDGFHNLKEIKTVELVKPRGWV from the exons ATGGCGACGGAATTTTCagagggagaagaagaagggaaagtTACTGGTGGGAATCAGGTGCTGATAGTGGAAGATGACCTTATAGAAATGGGGAAGGCTGCCTGGAGTGTAAGCTCTTGCAAGCTCGGCAATGGTGTCTCTGCCCTCCGAGATGAGAACCTCGAGACCTATTGGCA ATCAGATGGTGCACAACCTCATTTGGTTAATATTCAATTTCAGAAGAAAGTTAAGCTTCAA TTAGTTGTTCTTTATGTGGATTTAAAGCTTGATGAGAGCTACACACCCAGTAAGATCTCCATTCGTGCTTGCGATGGTTTCCACAATCTGAAG GAGATAAAAACTGTGGAACTTGTCAAGCCAAGAGGATGGGTATAA